In the genome of Nitrospiria bacterium, the window GCCGACTCCCCCGTCCCGATCGCCCTCGCCGCGGCCTACCTTCTCTCGGCCGGATGGTTGGCCGCCCTCGACCGGTTCCATACGGGCGCCAAAGCGGCCCCGTCCTAAAATGTGTACAGCAAGGCCGTCTTGAAGGTCCGGTCGCTTTTCTCGTGATCCGGCGGCGGAAGGTTGTCGTAGGCGACATCGAAGGACACCTTCAAGGCCAGACTTCCAACCAGATTCGTAATCACGGCCGTTTCCTCGTTGATCAGATAATCCTGTCCATTTTTCAAATTCGGCAGGTATTCCACCCATTCATCGAAGCGGTTCTTTTCGGTGAAATTGTGGGTGTAACCGGCGAAGACGCGCGCGCTCGGAAATCCCCGATCCGGGAACGGGTTGATCTGGTCCTCGTGAATATAGCCGGCGCCGAGCTCCGTCTTCAAAACGTCGGCCGGACTGTTGAGGAGGTAATACCCGATACCGCCCTGATAGGTATAACGGAACTCGATTCCCTGGAACGTGTTTCGCTCCGTCTTCTGGAGAAGATAGAGGTAGCTGCGTTCGGTGAGATTTCGATCGTATTTGAGGGATCCGGACCAGCTCTCGTCCGACGTGACGTCGTTGCTCTCGGCATACATGGCGCTGCCCTGTAGCGTGAGCTTGGAGGATGAAAAGTTTCGCTCGACCTTCAGTTCGCCCGAAAACGTCTTGGACGAGCTGTTGCCGGAGGTTTCCACATAGGCCAGTCCCACGCTCCCTTTCCAGGGCGGGGGAGGTTCATCGGCCCAGGCCGGAACCGTGGCGCTTCCCATTAAACCCGATATCAAAACAAGAGAGATGATCCGCTTCATATTGAGTTCCTCCCGGTCGAACGAATGACAATGGTCGAGTTTGGTTTTTACACCCCATGGGTGGCACGACAAACCCTTACTTCGCCCTTTCCACCTGAGCCGTGCAATGAGGACAACGGGTCGCCTTGATCGAGATCGCCGAGAAGCAGTAGGGGCAATCCCGGGTGGTGGGCGCGGCCGGTTGCGCGGCCGGCTCCTTCTTCAATCGATTGATCTGGCGAATCAGCATGAAGATGACAAACGAGACGATG includes:
- a CDS encoding DUF481 domain-containing protein, giving the protein MKRIISLVLISGLMGSATVPAWADEPPPPWKGSVGLAYVETSGNSSSKTFSGELKVERNFSSSKLTLQGSAMYAESNDVTSDESWSGSLKYDRNLTERSYLYLLQKTERNTFQGIEFRYTYQGGIGYYLLNSPADVLKTELGAGYIHEDQINPFPDRGFPSARVFAGYTHNFTEKNRFDEWVEYLPNLKNGQDYLINEETAVITNLVGSLALKVSFDVAYDNLPPPDHEKSDRTFKTALLYTF